One Candidatus Brocadiia bacterium DNA window includes the following coding sequences:
- a CDS encoding thiamine pyrophosphate-dependent enzyme, with the protein MIFKGNVPDQEFMRSGHVACPGCGGALAMKLALKALGKKTMIVLPACCWSIIDGPFPYSSVTVPLGHTAFETGGSMASGVRAALDILGKKDITVMTWAGDGGTFDIGLQALSGAAERQENFIYVCYDNEAYMNTGIQRSSATPWGAWTTTTPARKGEPKKNIMDIMVAHKVAYAATASVAYPDDLVRKLRKAKSVTGTRFIHIFAPCLPGWKTLPDLSIKLARQAVQSRYFPLYEVENGIKYTLNLPDPQEPRNKPKSKVLSRPEILRQYIGVQGRFKGLSEEDIKNIEKNIDFSWEVLLNRCKIIKEK; encoded by the coding sequence ATGATATTCAAAGGTAATGTTCCGGACCAGGAATTCATGCGCTCGGGCCACGTGGCCTGCCCGGGTTGCGGCGGGGCACTGGCCATGAAGCTGGCTCTTAAGGCGCTGGGCAAGAAGACGATGATTGTATTGCCGGCCTGTTGCTGGTCCATCATTGACGGTCCGTTCCCGTATTCATCGGTGACGGTGCCGCTGGGCCATACCGCTTTTGAAACAGGCGGCTCAATGGCCTCGGGAGTACGCGCGGCGCTGGATATTCTGGGCAAGAAGGATATCACGGTCATGACCTGGGCCGGCGACGGCGGTACGTTTGACATCGGCTTGCAGGCTTTGTCCGGTGCGGCCGAGCGGCAGGAGAACTTTATTTACGTTTGCTATGATAATGAGGCTTATATGAATACCGGTATCCAGCGCAGTTCAGCTACGCCCTGGGGCGCCTGGACCACGACCACGCCGGCCCGGAAAGGGGAGCCCAAGAAGAATATTATGGACATTATGGTGGCGCACAAGGTGGCTTATGCGGCTACCGCTTCGGTGGCTTACCCGGACGATTTGGTCCGCAAGCTCCGGAAGGCCAAGTCGGTTACCGGCACCAGATTCATTCACATATTCGCGCCGTGCCTGCCCGGATGGAAGACATTGCCTGATTTATCGATTAAGCTGGCCCGGCAGGCGGTGCAGTCAAGGTATTTCCCGCTTTATGAGGTCGAGAACGGCATAAAATATACGCTTAATCTGCCTGACCCGCAAGAACCGCGGAACAAGCCTAAGTCTAAAGTACTTTCCCGTCCTGAGATTCTCCGGCAATATATCGGGGTTCAGGGCAGATTTAAGGGTTTAAGCGAAGAGGATATTAAAAATATCGAGAAAAACATTGACTTTTCGTGGGAAGTATTATTGAATAGGTGCAAAATTATAAAGGAGAAGTAA
- a CDS encoding FHA domain-containing protein, which translates to MVELVLTFERKPVNTFHIDKDTILIGRDPTCDVRIDNSGISRHHAKIEKQNDVYVLSDLGSGNGTFVKGEKVTKHYLNDGDEIAIWNYSIFFKIPKNEVEKVDKFDVQKIDPEHTIALNVKQLELKQKERASPFTAYLTYQEKKRDVNYSIMKSATFFGKSSKCEFKISGWFIQPRHAMIIRDEIGFRFINFSKSALGKVNNQPVDDYRLKGGDVLEIGALKIKFNMGLPPK; encoded by the coding sequence ATGGTAGAACTTGTATTAACATTTGAGCGTAAGCCGGTTAATACTTTCCACATCGATAAAGATACGATTCTTATCGGTCGCGACCCGACTTGCGACGTCAGGATAGACAATTCCGGGATTTCCCGCCATCATGCCAAGATTGAAAAGCAAAACGATGTTTACGTGCTTTCCGACCTGGGCAGCGGTAATGGGACGTTTGTCAAGGGCGAGAAAGTAACCAAGCATTACCTGAATGACGGCGATGAAATCGCCATCTGGAACTATTCGATATTTTTCAAGATACCTAAAAATGAGGTGGAAAAAGTCGATAAGTTTGATGTTCAGAAAATAGACCCTGAGCATACCATCGCGCTTAATGTCAAGCAGTTGGAACTTAAGCAGAAGGAAAGGGCCAGCCCGTTTACGGCTTACCTGACTTATCAGGAGAAAAAGCGCGACGTCAATTATTCGATAATGAAGTCAGCCACGTTTTTCGGCAAGTCATCCAAGTGTGAGTTTAAAATAAGCGGTTGGTTTATTCAGCCCCGGCATGCGATGATTATCCGTGACGAAATAGGATTCCGGTTCATCAACTTCAGCAAGAGCGCTCTGGGCAAAGTCAATAACCAGCCGGTCGATGACTATCGCCTTAAGGGCGGGGATGTCCTGGAAATAGGGGCTTTGAAGATAAAGTTCAATATGGGCCTGCCGCCTAAATAA
- the rpmA gene encoding 50S ribosomal protein L27: MAHKKGGGSSRNDRDSNAQSRGIKRFGGELVKPGGIIVRQCGTLHKPGRNVDIGRDDTLYSLIAGKVKFEGGKKVSVYPVVN, translated from the coding sequence ATGGCGCATAAAAAAGGCGGCGGTTCAAGCAGGAATGACCGGGACAGCAATGCCCAAAGCCGCGGCATCAAGCGTTTCGGCGGCGAATTGGTCAAGCCCGGCGGCATCATTGTCCGCCAGTGCGGCACGCTTCATAAACCGGGACGGAATGTGGATATTGGCCGTGATGATACACTTTATTCCCTTATCGCCGGTAAGGTTAAATTCGAAGGCGGCAAGAAGGTCAGTGTTTATCCGGTTGTTAATTAA
- a CDS encoding ChaN family lipoprotein, protein MKAIKLLSVLCGLGLIFVFNTHCGSAPTVAEAKSLPVTEVKVEQPSAPAPADKTGDNQMEVLKQNAKKSLELLQKMSYPELYTKYLDLKTKEVIDFETMISRLKGIQAVYVAESHTTVAHHDLQLKVLKRMRELNPKTALAMEFLYRSKQQITDDYMNGKISDEEFDTKSVDGFGVYYKYYIDMLRYAKVNNIKTVGLNVEKPLKQKMANMGWDKLTPEEQKLIAKDIDTSNEDHRKFVMDKFKGMMNAMGPIKNNSMLDRFYLMQCIWDETFSETIANHLKAANDKDAQVMIVLGSGHVDYKFNTPDRAYKRYQVPFRTIVPVETNKFNLVDYSELLFSTIGDFAYFSDMPKGE, encoded by the coding sequence ATGAAAGCAATAAAGTTGTTGAGTGTTCTTTGTGGATTGGGTCTGATTTTTGTGTTTAATACGCATTGCGGCAGCGCGCCGACCGTCGCCGAGGCGAAGTCGCTACCGGTAACCGAGGTGAAAGTGGAGCAACCGTCTGCCCCGGCACCTGCGGATAAAACAGGAGATAATCAGATGGAAGTTCTGAAACAGAACGCCAAGAAGTCGCTGGAACTGCTCCAGAAGATGAGCTACCCGGAATTATACACGAAGTATCTGGATCTTAAGACCAAGGAAGTGATAGATTTCGAGACGATGATAAGCCGTTTAAAAGGTATTCAGGCGGTTTATGTGGCCGAATCGCACACCACCGTGGCTCACCATGATTTGCAGCTCAAGGTGCTTAAGAGGATGCGCGAGCTTAACCCCAAGACGGCGCTGGCCATGGAATTCCTTTATCGTTCCAAACAGCAGATTACCGATGACTATATGAACGGCAAAATTAGTGATGAAGAGTTTGATACTAAGAGTGTGGATGGGTTTGGTGTGTATTATAAGTATTACATTGATATGTTGAGATACGCCAAGGTTAATAACATAAAGACTGTGGGCCTGAACGTGGAGAAACCGCTCAAGCAAAAGATGGCTAATATGGGCTGGGATAAGTTGACGCCCGAGGAACAGAAACTGATAGCCAAGGATATCGACACCTCTAACGAGGATCACCGTAAATTCGTGATGGATAAGTTCAAAGGTATGATGAACGCGATGGGGCCGATCAAGAACAACAGCATGCTGGATAGGTTCTACCTGATGCAGTGCATTTGGGATGAGACTTTTAGCGAGACCATTGCCAACCATCTTAAGGCGGCGAACGATAAAGACGCCCAGGTTATGATTGTGCTCGGCAGTGGCCATGTTGATTACAAGTTCAACACGCCGGACCGGGCTTACAAGCGCTACCAGGTGCCGTTCAGGACGATTGTCCCGGTCGAAACCAATAAGTTTAATTTGGTTGATTACAGCGAGCTGCTGTTTTCGACCATCGGTGATTTCGCTTATTTCTCGGATATGCCCAAAGGGGAATAG